The proteins below come from a single Portunus trituberculatus isolate SZX2019 chromosome 2, ASM1759143v1, whole genome shotgun sequence genomic window:
- the LOC123503303 gene encoding LOW QUALITY PROTEIN: mRNA (2'-O-methyladenosine-N(6)-)-methyltransferase-like (The sequence of the model RefSeq protein was modified relative to this genomic sequence to represent the inferred CDS: inserted 3 bases in 2 codons) has product MLAVGWRKFWSKREQRVYFWNRATGESLWDMPGASAGHGQPPGVSSGHPHPHPNFDPISDPLGIQNPANGGGGAPTTATTTTTTTATTPTPSTMNPQNSTTAPAPPGPVPGGGVGGGGTPISPTAAPVLSGVKRRASEEAAGAPXAKKFVLAGPWDLELPTNVIMFERPPITLPQPYPSVEVLRGQLVNKLRLGYQEMSQARQGIDAPRDSFSRWLMERKVVDHGWDPLLPSQCFPEVSQSMYREIMNDIPIKLERPTFTGKARKQLSKYAEAAKRMIETSRNASQESRKIVKWNVEDTFQWLRRTVGATFDDYMDRLAHLKRQCQPHLTEAAKQSVEGICTKIYNLSVEHAKKIREKHLQILEENNIREVGVPPVSGLRKVWCYPVQFTTPSPRPPPIDFMQDKDTTCLGFNGEXLRINTPYFHKLEQLYRYNCFDDRKFELFLPRVWCLLKRYQSLLGTNPNEGHTTQCGLPTTVMECLNKHFSVTFECFASPLNCYFRQYCSAFPDTDSYFGSRGPILDFKPVCGSFEANPPFCEELMEAMVRHFEKLLSESHEPLSFIVFVPEWREPAPSALLHLEASRFNRKQIVLLPFEHEYRHGFQHFISKSEMVLKSGHGTVAVWLQNDSGFARWGPSPEKVDALLEAFRPGKERDRDRQEMLSPPRRDPPAEAPPPYVEVKPQIGPVAPQTHMGQPANVPVTVGAVVTASGAVSGAVGAVGGVPAVSPAQQQQQQQTQAATTTTATATTI; this is encoded by the exons ATGCTTGCAGTTGGTTGGCGGAAATTTTGGAGCAAACGGGAGCAGAGAGTGTATTTCTGGAACCGCGCCACAGGGGAGAGCCTCTGGGACATGCCCGGGGCCTCAGCAGGACACGGCCAGCCCCCCGGG gTCAGCTCAggtcacccccacccccaccccaatTTTGACCCCATCAGTGACCCCCTGGGCATACAGAACCCAGCCAATGGGGGGGGAGGGgcacccaccaccgccaccaccaccaccaccaccaccgccaccacccccaCACCCAG CACAATGAACCCCCAGAACAGCACAACAGCCCCAGCCCCCCCTGGCCCTGTGCCTGGGGGGGGCGTTGGAGGGGGCGGCACCCCCATATCGCCCACAGCTGCCCCGGTCTTGTCTGGGGTGAAGAGGAGAGCATCAGAGGAGGCTGCCGGCGCCCC GGCCAAGAAGTTTGTCCTGgc GGGACCTTGGGATTTGGAGCTGCCAACAAATGTGATAATGTTCGAGCGACCTCCCATCACTCTGCCGCAGCCGTACCCCAGTGTGGAGGTTCTGCGCGGCCAGCTCGTCAACAAACTGCGACTCGGGTACCAGGAGATGTCCCAGGCCAGGCAAG GGATCGACGCCCCCCGAGACTCGTTTAGCCGTTGGTTGATGGAGCGGAAGGTGGTGGACCATGGCTGGGACCCCCTCCTGCCGTCCCAGTGCTTCCCAGAGGTCAGCCAGTCCATGTACCGAGAGATTATGAACGACATTCCCATCAAATTGGAACGTCCGACTTTTACCGGGAAGGCTCGGAAACAGCTCTCCAAGTATGCCGAGGCTGCCAAACGCATGATAGAGACTAG CCGGAATGCCAGCCAGGAAAGCCGCAAAATAGTGAAGTGGAATGTAGAAGACACCTTCCAGTGGCTGAGACGGACCGTAGGGGCCACTTTTGATGACTACATGGACCGTCTCGCTCACCTCAAG AGACAGTGCCAGCCTCACCTTACAGAAGCAGCAAAGCAGAGCGTGGAGGGAATATGCACTAAGATTTACAACCTTTCTGTCGAACACGCCAAAAAGATCCGAGAAAAACACCTTCAGATCTTAGAGGAGAATAACATCCgag AGGTCGGAGTGCCCCCCGTGAGTGGCCTGCGGAAGGTTTGGTGTTACCCTGTGCAGTTCACCACGCCAtcaccacggccaccaccaaTAGACTTTATGCAGGACAAGGACACAACTTGCCTGGGGTTCAACGGAG GACTGCGAATTAACACCCCCTATTTCCACAAGCTG GAGCAGCTGTACCGTTACAACTGTTTTGACGACCGCAAGTTTGAGCTGTTCCTGCCGAGGGTGTGGTGTCTCCTCAAACGCTACCAATCACTGCTGGGCACCAATCCAAAcgag ggCCACACCACCCAGTGCGGACTGCCTACTACAGTAATGGAATGTCTCAACAAACATTTCAGTGTGACTTTCGAATGTTTTGCCTCTCCGCTAAATTGTTACTTCCGGCAATACTGCTCAGCCTTCCCCGACACCGACTCTTACTTCGGCTCCAGAGG gCCAATACTAGACTTCAAGCCAGTGTGTGGGTCATTCGAAGCTAATCCTCCGTTCTGTGAGGAACTAATGGAGGCGATGGTCCGGCATTTTGAGAAGCTCTTGTCGGAGTCTCACGAACCACTCTCCTTCATTGTCTTTGTCCCAGAGTGGAGGGAGCCCGCCCCCTCCGCCCTTCTCCACCTCGAGGCCTCCAG gTTCAACAGGAAGCAGATTGTGTTGCTTCCGTTTGAGCACGAATACCGACATGGATTCCAACACTTCATTTCTAa GTCCGAGATGGTGTTGAAGAGCGGACACGGGACAGTGGCAGTGTGGCTTCAAAATGACTCCGGATTCGCGCGCTGGGGTCCCTCTCCCGAAAAGGTCGATGCTCTTTTAGAAGCCTTTAGACCAGGCAAGGAGCGGGATAGGGACCGCCAGGAGATGCTGTCCCCGCCCCGGAGAGACCCCCCCGCAGAAGCCCCGCCCCCGTACGTCGAGGTGAAGCCCCAAATCGGCCCCGTCgccccacaaacacacatgggGCAGCCCGCTAACGTGCCAGTGACGGTCGGGGCAGTTGTCACGGCATCTGGGGCTGTTTCCGGGGCTGTGGGGGCTGTGGGTGGTGTCCCGGCTGTCTCCccggcacagcagcagcagcagcagcagacacaaGCAGCCACGACCACCACAGCAACAGCCACGACGATATAA